The genomic window GGGCAAGCTCGAGCTCATCGCGACGGGGTACGGCGAGGCCGCGATCGCCGTCAACAACGCGGTGCACTTCATCAACCCGAAGGCACGTGTCAGCCCCGGACACTCCACGAACCTGAAGATCTTCAAGCAGGACGACTGATATTATCTCTAACAGAGGACACGGAGGACACAGAGGAAAGAGAAAAGAGCGTCGTTTCCATCTTTTCCTCTGCGTCCTCTGTGTCCTCTGTTAGAGATATAGGATCACCTCGGATGGGACTGATGGATTTCTCGGGCAAGAATGCTCTCGTTACCGGCGGGGCGGTGCGCCTCGGCCGCGCCATCTCGCTCGCGCTGGCGGGCGAGGGGATGCGCGTCGTCGTGCACTACAACGCGTCGTCGGCCGAGGCGGACGCGCTGGTCGACGAGATCCGGCGGGGCGGGGGAGAGGCGGCCGCGATCGGCGCCGACCTGTCGCACGGGGACGAGGTGCGGCGGCTGGCGGACGAGACGCCGCGCGCGTTCGGGGGAATCGACGTCCTCGTGAACAACGCCTCCGTCTTCCCGCCCGAGCGGCTGGAGGAGACCGACGAGGCGCTGTGGGAGCACACGCTGGCGGTGAACCTGCGCGCCCCGTTCTTCCTCATCCGCCATCTCGCCCCCGCGCTGCGCGAGCGCCGCGGCGCGGTGGTCAACCTGTGCGACCTGGCCGGGCTGCAGGCGTGGGGCGCGTACGCGGCGCACGGCGTCTCCAAGGCCGGGCTGGTGCACCTGACGAAGGTGGCCGCGCGGTCGCTGGCGCCCGAGGTGCGCGTGAACGGCATCGCGCCCGGCGCCGTGCTCCCGCCCGAGAGCATGGGCGCGGACGAGATCGCCGCGCTGGAGCGGAGCACGCCGCTCCGACGCATCGGCTCGCCGGACGATATCGTGCGCGCCGTCCTCTATCTCCTGCGCGCCGACTACGTCACCGGCGAGATCCTCGTCGTCGACGGCGGCCGCATGCTCCGCGGCTGATCGCCATCACCCCGACGGCGATTATCTCCCGCTCCCCTGTCCCCTGCCGTTGACCCGCCCCGGCCCGCTCGCCATTCTTAACCGGCCGAATCGACAGGCATTTCCGATCGTCAGCAGGGAGCTCCACGTGCCGGATATCGAGGTGGACGGAGAGGTTTCCGCGCGCCTGCGCGCCATCGCCCGCACGGTGGAGGAGGGCGGCCGCATCACCGCCGAGGACGCGGCGGTGCTCTGGCTCCACGCGGACGACGAGGAGCTGAAGCGGCTGGCGCAGCTCGTCCGCGGGCGCTACCACCAGCCCGGCCGCGCCACCTACATGGTGATGCGGATCATCAACTACACTAACGTGTGCG from Longimicrobium sp. includes these protein-coding regions:
- a CDS encoding SDR family oxidoreductase, whose translation is MDFSGKNALVTGGAVRLGRAISLALAGEGMRVVVHYNASSAEADALVDEIRRGGGEAAAIGADLSHGDEVRRLADETPRAFGGIDVLVNNASVFPPERLEETDEALWEHTLAVNLRAPFFLIRHLAPALRERRGAVVNLCDLAGLQAWGAYAAHGVSKAGLVHLTKVAARSLAPEVRVNGIAPGAVLPPESMGADEIAALERSTPLRRIGSPDDIVRAVLYLLRADYVTGEILVVDGGRMLRG